GAATCCGGAAGGTGTACGAAGAAGTAAAAGGAAATTGGTGAAGTACCACCATTAAATAAAATTTAAACGGTAGATAATAAGGCTGGTTTAAGCTAATTATCTACCGTTTGTTTTACTTATTTTTGCCAAAATAAATTCAATTAATTACCTGCCTTTTATTTATCCTGAAATTTTTGTTTGATTATTAAAAACATAAAAACAGGGCCATAATACAGATATCTCCTCCACATTCTACCTGGTTCTTTCATCATTCTAATGAACCATTCTAAACACAGATTAATCCAAAATTTACCAGGACGGTTTACAGTACCCGCAAAAAAATCAAACGCTCCACCTATAGAACAAATAACTTTTGCTTCAATTCTACTTTTATTATAATGCACCCACTTTTCCTGCTTTGGCGCAGTCATCCCAACAAATAACACATCTGGTCTAAAAGTGTTTATGGCATTCACCATTGCATCGTTATCAAAATTATTGAAATCTGTCTTATAAGGAGGAGAATAATAACCTACCCGAATATTAGGGTATTCTGCCAAAATCCGGTTTTCTATTTTAATTAAGGTTTCCTCAGCAGATCCTAAATAAAAACAACTACCAGAATTTTGATTTAAGCTATTTAAAAGGTAATAATGCAAGTCGGCACCTGCAATTTTCTTTATATTTTCACCTTTTAAAAATTTAAATGCAAAAACAATTCCCACTCCGTCTGGAAGCAAAACGTCCGATTCAATTAATGCTTTTCGGAATGCCTTGTCTTTACTGGCTACCACATACGAGTATTGATTTATGGTATTAATAATCGTTTTGGCAGAAATTTTAATATCCTCAATTTTGGAAGAAAAGATATTAAAATCTGTTAGACTAGAAGATTTATATCTAAGCACTTAATTTATTCTTAGCTATACAAATTTAACTTAAATATACAATCCTGACTAAAATCTTTTCTTTCTTCCAAGATCATCTGCAATTTAATTTTTTAATTTTAGGTAATATATAATCTACTCCAGTTCACCCGCTTTTTAATCACTTCTATTCTTTCACCAATTTGCCCCGGTAAAATAAATTGGAGCCCTCTTGTAAAGAAATAAAGTACACTCCTTTTGCATAACCCGACATATCCAATACTAACCTACCAGAAGTAATACTTTGCGAGTAAACCGTACGACCTGAAACATCAACCAGCTTTATAGTGCAGGTTTTAGATAATGGCAATTGCATGCTTATTACTGCTTTATTAACAACCGGGTTAGGGGTAACCAGCACAAGCTTTGTTTCCGTTGTATGCTTTACCGATATAATTTTCGAATAAGAAATTTTACCGGTATAATCTTCCTGAAGTAAACGGTAGTAAGTAATGCCTGATCCAGGTGAGTAGTCAGATACCTGGTAATCTTTAATATCAAAACTAGTACCTGCCCCTTCTACAAAAGCTACTTTGGTAAACGTAACGCCATCAGCAGAATGTTGTACTTCAAAACCTTTGTTATCTTTTTCAGAAGCAGTCTGCCAATTAATAACAACTTTCCCGGCCTGCATAACAGCTGTAAATTTTAGGAGTTGTACTGGTAAAGGATTATTAACAGAGCTTGATCCTAATGTAAACGGACTAAACACGGTAAGAGCTTCTGCGCTGGTCACAGTTCCAGCAGAATTATTACCAATTATAGAACGACCTCCAGTATTTATCCACTTGCTTCCATTCCAGTGAGCTACTACTAAATCGGCCGGCACATCTACGCCGCAGCTGTTGGTATCCCAGCTTAAGGTAACCGGAGTAGCAGCCAAACCCGCAACCCGGTCTAATTGCCAATATTCGCAGTTGCTTAAATGGTTGATGGTAGCTTCTTTACTGTTATGGTTACCGGCTGTAGCTGAACTAACCGGAAAATATTCAGCAGTGAAAGCACCACTAACTCCCCCATTTGGGTTAATCCCAATAGGTCGGTAAAAATTATTTTTACCGACCGGGAAAGTAAAAGCGCCGGATCCAAACCGTTTAACAGGTCCTTCTACATAACTCCTGTGCTTTGCCCCTGTTACCGTTGAACCAGCCGAAAATATAAGCGGGTTAGCGGTGGAGGAGATTATTATACCTTGCGTTAAAATTAGTTCATTGCCAATAGTTATTGGGGTTTGAAGCAACATTTTCCCGCTAATTTTATTTACTGTTAAGCGGTTAAACAGAACAGGAGTACCGCCGCTTTTGCTAATAGTCTGATCATTCTGCCCGGATATTACAGCCATACCGGTTCCATTACCGAATGTAACTACTGAGTTGCTATTTACAGAAATATCGCCTCTAAAATCAGAAGCACTATTATAACTTATCTCTAATGTGCCGCTAGCCTGGTTCGTAAAGGTAACATTACCCGCAAACATATCACCGATGGCTGTTCCTAGGCGCATCCGGGAATCTGTGTTGTTAATGATGGTAGTTGGTCCGTTAAAAACACTGCCGCCTTCGCTATCGTTATCCACTGTAGCCGCACCTTGTTTAGTGATGGTAGTAGTATTCTGGAATACCGAACCATTAAAATAAATATTGTCACAGATTACATTTAACACAGCCGTAAAGCTGGTGCCTTTAAAAGTAACCCGGGCACATGAAATGGTCAGATTTCCGTTCGTTACCTGCCCCCCATTAAAATCCACTACCCCGCTAATAGTTAATGTCTTTCCATTCAGGTTGAGCCTTCCGGAGTTAATGATAAAATCTTTTACCGCAACATTGGAAGTAATTACCGGCAAATGAGTAACCGGTGCATTATCATACGTATTACTAATAATAACATTATCGTTAGCTCCGGGTACTCCGTTGGGGGCCCAATTGGCAGGGTTACTCCAATCGGTGCTGGTATTGCCAGTCCAGATATAATTACCATATACTGTAATTAATCTTGTTTGCATCGCAGAAGTACAGCCATTAGAAATAATCGAAAGCGTAATATTTTTTTTGCCCGGTGTATTCCATGTTATCTGGTATGGCCCGGCTCCAGAACCAGATACAATAGTTCCACCATCAAAACCCCAGTTATATTCGGCGTTTTCTTCTTGGGTACCGCTAAAAGTTAATACACTGTTTTCCCCGGTATTCATCTCTGTAGGGCTAACAGTAAACGTAGCTAAAGGTAAAGACTTTACTATGGCCTCCACCAAAGTTTGTGAGGTACAGCCGCTACTGTTTTGTACCGTTAAAGTATAAGTGCCACTAGCGGCAGTAGTGGCATCCGGGATAATTGGGTTTTGCAGATTAGAAGTAAAGCCATTAGGACCGGCCCAGGTATAAGAAGCTCCGGGAATGGTGTTTGCTTTAAAGGCTAAGGTGTTGCCGGCACAAACCGGATCTGCTCCCGCTCCATTTAAATCAGCTATCTGGTTAGGAGTAAGCTCAGTATAATAAATATTGATATCGTCTAACAAACCCTGATAATAATAATTAGTTGGTGCATCAGGCCAATAATCTAAGGTGCCATAACCAATCCGCCAATAGCCGGCAAAAGGTTGAGCCGCATCAGCCGTAACATCCTGCGCCTGCAAGGTACCATCTAAATAAAGCTTAGTGCCATTCTTGGCCGAAAGAGTAGCAACCAGATGGTGCCATTTGCCATCGTTGTAAGCATCCGTTGTAGAAAGAGTTAAAGTTTTATCTGCCGGGTAAACACCAAAAATAAGCTGCCCATCATTGTTCATGTATACCAAACGATCCCAATCCTGGCTCTGACCAGTTCGAGGAGAATGAAACCCGATTAGCTGCCCTCCGGCAACCGTAGTATTAAACCAAATACTAAGCGAGAATTCTCCTGGATTATTAAATTGGGTTGCCGTAGAAATATAATCATCTTCCCCGTCGAAGGTATACGCATTATCCGGGTTTCCATACCGGTCCGGGGCTAAGGAGGGACCACCATTAATGGTCCCATGTAATGTACCATTATTATTCTTTCCGGACACATCATTAGCGTTACCCGCAAAGATATACGAACTAATTAAGTTCTCCGAAGGCGTAATACTAAGATTGGGAGTTGGATTTATAGTTGCGGTTACCGCCGTTCTGGCACTTTCCCGGCCTCCGGAAACATACGACACGTAATAAGTAGTAGTAGCATCTAAATCAGGAGTAGTAAAGGTGGCCGTTGTTGCCCCGGCGATTGCCGTACCTTCGGTAGCAACCGTATACCAATGGTAAGTTCCACCAGCCGGGGAACCCACAGCCAACAGCACCACAGAACCAACCCCGCAACGTGAGTTACTTGTTACATCAGGCGGATTTACAGTTTGTGCTTTTCCTGTATATCCCGAAAAAATCAGCCAAGCCCCCATAATACATTTAAAAATACGGGTAACCCATTGCATCTTTGTATCACAAAAATCAGCAATCTTTAGTGTAAAGAGTCTCATCTAACGAGTATTTTATAAACTTCATGAAAGGACTTTGCTATTGAGTAATTTTAAGCAAGATGTTTACTTGTAGATTTTAGCTCTGTAAACAATTATATAGAAGGAACTAAATAAAACAGGAAAGCCAGATATTCTTGTAATTTAAAAAGAAAAATTTGAATTATAAATAAAATTATCTGCTACTACTTATTTTATTAAGAGCAACCACACCCTTTAAACCAAAAGCTTTTCCAACGTAAAAAGAATAAAAAAATCAGATTTATAACGAGAGGAAATCTTGGCAAGTAAAATGCCTCCTGCTAATACAAGATGATTAGATATAAAAGCGAAGCCTTAATTTTTAACCATTAAACAGCTCTTAGTTACTATCAAAAAAATCTAACAAGCAGTTTACCGGTTTCGCAGAAATGCTTTTATTTTGTTCGGATGAAAGTTAGGTTGGCCGCTTTCACTAGAAACAAAAAACAACTATTAACTTTTTAAAGCCTTTTCTAAAATAACCTGTAGGTTATTTTCAAACCTTTCAAACGAAAACAATTTATAAAACCTTTCTTTGGCTGCTACAGCCATTTTGTTTCGTAACTCCGGATTAAGCATCAGAAGCTTAATCTTATTCGCTAACGTTTGTACATCCTGCTTAGGCACTAAAAATCCCGTTTCTCCTTCTACAACAATATCCGGAATTCCACCTTCCTCGCTTGCCACTATAGGCAAACCGGTACTTAAGGCTTCTAATAAAACCAACGGAAAACAATCATCCAGAGTAGGATGTACAAAAATATCAGAATCGTAAAAAAAATTAAATTTTTCAGCGCCATACTTCCCCCCGTGAGCCAATACCTCTTCCGTCAAATTTTCATGAACTAAGTAATCTTGAAATTCTTCTTTTGATATGTCAAACCAAGAGCCCACAAAATGGCACTCAAATTTTAGTCCTTGTACTTTTAATAACTTACAAGCTTCCAACAATACATATACTCCTTTGGCCGCCATCATATTTGATAAAAATAAAATTCTGCAAAGGCTGGAAGTTCTTTCTTGCTCTACTAGTTTCGGTTCTTTAAAAGAAGGTCCAGGTATACCATTGGGCAAGTAAAATATATCTTTCTCTTTTACATACGCTTTTACATCGGGGTACAAGTACTTTGATAATATAATACTTCTGGTATCTTTAAAAGAAAACCGGTAGAGGTATTTATGGAAAATTTTATGCTGTTCAAAAAGAATTCCTTTGTTATGAAAATGATAAACAATCTTCTTTTTAAATAATTTTAAAAGGAATACAATCAATAAGTCTTTGTAAAAACCCGGTCCATGCGAGTTGATACTCATGTAACACAAATCATAGTTTTTCCTTTTCAGGGCTCTAAAAACTTTGGCCTGTACTTTAAACAAAGCGTACACTTTTTGTAACCCACCTTTACCAATTTCCTCTAATTTTTGGGAGGTAGAAAGCCTGATAAAAGTGGTATCGAAGGTTTGGTTAATAAGCGCGCTTTCCTGAATGTATTGCCCTACCAAGGCTGCACCATGAATGGGAGGAGGAAGATGTAATATAAAAAGAATACGAGGTTTCAATAATAAAGCTGTTAAACTAAACCGGACTTAAATTTTACTTGTTTCTGAAATATCTCTTTTAATCCTTTGACTTATTTGAGTAATAATTATTAAGTATTTGGACAGAAATAAATATTCATTTCCCCTGGTAGCTTCTATAGAAAAACAACTACCCCTACCCCTCCTAAACTTAAGAGGGGAGCTTTTACCCCCAACTTATCGTATATCATTTAATTTGCCTCTTTACTTACAATTAAATATTTAATAAAAAGAAAATTCTAATATTGTTTTAAAGCATAAACTAAATTTAAGGGATGCAAGTTTTGTCTCACAACTTTTTTAGATTCTCTAATTTTCTTTTAGAATTCTAAATTTATTTGTTATCCTTCAAGTAAAAGACCCATCTTACATCCGGAGCTTATCTTAACATTTTATTTACTAAATAAGAAAGAAATATTTTAATCCCGTTTTCTTTTAATAACCGAAAAAGCCTTTGGGCAGACCAACTAAATTCATGCGCAAAAGTATACTGGTCCGCTTTTTTATCAACTTCCAGGTCAGGGTGAATCAAAGGAAATGCCAAGCTATGTAATTTCAAATCTTTCCTCGAATCATACAAAGAATGGTGAGTAGGATTATTATCCAGACCAATATTCTTTACCAGGTTCACCCCGGGACTAATAACCACTCCTTTATCTTTCCAGATAGAAAACATAAACTGGTAATCCCAAACATTTACTTTTTCGGTTCTTTTGGTATTTAGCAATTTCCAGTACCAGTAATTTCTTTCGCCGCGGCTTTGAAATACATGGTCTAATCCTCCCGTACGGAAAGTTTCTTCCAGGTCATTCATCTCAAAATCAAAATTTGCCCAAGCTCTTCGCCAGGAAGCCCAACCCCAGATTTCGGGGTAATAAGAAAAGTAGTAACTTCCCTTTCCTCGCACAATGCCTTTCTGATAATTATTGCCTCCTATCAATTTTACCTGGTCTACCTGTCTGTATTTTATTAATAATTCCTGGCAGTAGCGAAAAAAAGATAAATCGGGGAAGCAATCATCCTCCAGAATAATACCTTCGGGTACCTGATCAAAGAACCAGGTGAGGGCCGAACTAACGGCCAATCCACAACCTAAATTCTTATCCCGGTACAAGGTTTTTATTTCACAATCCCAATCTATTTGGTTTATAATGGCCCGGGCTTCGCAGCATTTTTCACTTTCCCCGGCTATTGTTTCCCGCGGTCCGTCGGCGGCCACGTATAAGTATTTAGGCCTTATTTGCTTAATCTGGTTAAAAACCAACTGTGTCGTATCGGGCCGGTTAAAAATTAAAAAAAGAACCGGCGTTTCAAAGAGAACTGACATTATAAACAGGAAGATTGTAAATTAAAGTATTTCTCAATAACCTGGACTTTTTTCTTAACACTTACCCAAGAGCACTTTTTTACTATTTTTTAAAAACTGTTTATTACACCTGGCTAAGCTCCCCATTGGTTACGTACGTACACTCGTTGATACCAGAAATTAATTTACATATTTGTTCTAACTCATCCCAAAGGTGGTATTGCTCTATTTCCCAGGAATGCCCCCAAATATGCAAGCAACCCTGATTTTTAATCACATAGTTCAGGTAATACTCTACCAGATTAAGCAAATCAGCACTGTTTTTATTTTTTAAATAAATACCTAACGAGCGCAGCTTTATTCTTTTTAAGAGGTGTTTGTAATAGGTAAAGCCCGAATGATTATACACCTGCAAAGTAGTGGGTACCAAACCCAAGTTATCCGGTAATCCGGGATTTAACAGCTCCGTAGTTCGCAAAATTTTAAAACCAGTGGTGCGGGTATAATCAATGGCAGGCTGGTTATATACGCCGCCCGGAAAGCAAAACGAAACAGGAGCAATACCCAATAAATCTTTTAACCAATTGTAACACCCTAAAATTTCTTCGGTAAAAACTGCTCCCGAACGACTATGCAATCGTACATGATGTAGCGTATGCCCACCTACTTCAAAATCCTGGGCCAGGGTTCGTATTTCCGGTTCCGGCATTACTTCGTGCTCCGGATTAGAGCGAGGAATATAAAAAGTACCTTTTAACTTATATTTTTCCAGCAATTCCGCTATCCGGTAATCGGCCGGGTAACCATCGTCCCAACTGGTAGTAATTATTTTCATTTGCTCTATTGACAAAACTAAATTACTTATTGAGATGAGACGTAAACAATCTAATACGCCTTTTATACATTAACAGAATAATCTTATTTTATCAATAGATTTAGCTTTTACTATTCCTTTAATTATGTAAATATATAATTACGCAAATAAATGTACTAGATGAGACACAATTCGTTCAGCTGATTTACCATCCCATAACTCAGGTATACTTCCTTTTTTCCATTCACCTTTGAATAAGCTTTCCATAGAAGGTTTTAGTGCTTTAGGATTTACACCCAAAAGTTCATTAGTACCTATTGTGCATGTCTCAGGTCTTTCTGTACTATTCCTTAGAGTCATGCATGGTATCCCCATTACTGTTGTTTCCTCGGTTATACCACCTGAATCAGTAATTACCGCTTTAGCATATCGAACTAAATAATTAAACTCCAAATAGCTTAAAGGTTCAATCATATATAAATTTGGAGCCTCAATACCAACTTTTGCTAGAACATTAGCTGTTCGTGGATGTACAGGAAAGATTATTGGTAAATTATGGCTATTTAATATTATCTCTTCTATAAGATATTTTAATTCATTTTCTTGGTCAACATTCGCTGGCCGGTGTAAAGTAATTACAAAGTATTCCCTTGGTTGTAGTAGTGCTTCATCCCATATAGTAGGCTTCCTAAAGTTAGGAATCTGCTTTAATAAGGTATCTATCATAGTATTACCTACAAAAAAAATTCTATTGTTTTCAACGCCATTTTTGCGCAGGTTTGTATTAGCTATTTCCGAAGTTGTAAAAAAATAATCAGTAATAGCATCTGTTACCATACGGTTTATTTCCTCAGGCATACTTAAATCCCAAGAACGGATACCAGCTTCTACATGAGCAACTTTGGTATTCAACTTTTTTGCAACAATAGAACAAGCCATGGTTGACGTAACATCGCCTACTACAATAACCAGGTCAGCAGAATTCTCCATCAATTCTTTTTCAAATCGAACCATGATTGCAGCCGTTTGTTCTGCTTGACTTCCACCTCCTGCTTCAAGGTTAGAATGCGGCTCAGGAATACCTAACTGATCAAAAAAATCCTGACTCATCTTCTTATCATAATGCTGGCCGGTATGAACCAAACGATAACTTATATCAATACCCTTTTCAACTTGTTTTCTTATAGCTTCAATAATAGGAGCAATCTTCATAAAATTTGGACGGGCACCAGCAATGACAGTAAGTTTCATAATTAGTACGTTATATAAGTATCAGACAACTAATAATAAATTTTAAAGAGAAATTAAAAAAGGCTTTTTAATTTCTCTTTTATAATAAGGTAGACGAATTCAGTATTAGTATATAAATAGCGTTTCCACATTCGACCAGGCTCTTGTAATGTTCTAAATAGCCATTCTAATCCTGAATTTTGCATCCATAGGGGAGCACGCTTCACTTTCCCTGAAACTACATCAAAACTACCCCCTACCCCCATAATAAAAGGTGTTTTAATCCAGGATTTGTAAGTATCAAGAAAAATTTCCTTTTTAGGTGAACTCATTGCAACAAAAAGCATATCAGCATTAGAGGAGGCAATTTGCTGCGCAATCAGAGGTTCTTCCTCATTTTTAAAATATCCATTACGATAGCCTGCAATTATTTCCGAGCCATAAGCTAAGCTATACTTTGCTATGACTTCTTCAACAACTTCTTCCGTAGCTCCTAGAAAAAATATTTTATACCCTTTCTTTGCTGCTAAGCCAACTAGTGCTTCCATAAGATCAATACCAGCTACACGTTCTGGTAAAGGACAATTTAAAAAATAAGATGCCCATACGACTCCCTGCCCATCTGCATTAATTATATCACAATTTAAAATCGATTCTCTTAATCTTAAGTCCTTTTGCGCATTAACTAGTTTAGCGGCATTTACAACAACATGATGGATAGTTTCTTTTTTAGCAATTGCCGAGTCAATTATTTGTAATGTCTGCTGCATGGTCAAAACATCCACCGGTATATTGCAAATTTTTATTCTGGACATTGTTAGTGTTGTTGTAAGTGTATATAATTAAATTTAGCGAAAAATTTATACCAGTTCATCGTATTAGTATGGCTTTTTGATTGAATGATTATCTTATTATGATATAAAATTGTATTATTAAAAACAAATGATTTTGACTCTACATGTAAGTATTTTAATAATATATTGGAAATAATTAAATAATCTTAAAAAAAAATAAGATATTAGATTCATTTTCATTTATTAATTTATAAAAATTCGTCAATGAAACAGCTACTATTTACATGGAAAACCATTATTATTGAGCGTCTGCCTCTGAATAGCGAGTATAATCATATACTACAGGTTCAGGACGGGATAAAAAATCAAAAGAAGAGGAAAGGACAATCTTTTCTTTATCATCGTAGTTCCAGGTGCCAGTATCTAACCTATAAAAAAAGAATAATATAATAGAAATAGAAACAGAAGCGAAACTAAATTTCTTATCAAAAGGATTTTTTTTTAATACTAACGGAACAATCAAAGGGAAAAAGAAAAATAAATAAAAAAACAATCGTAATGCTAACTCAGTTTGTCTCAAATTCATCAATATAAAAATAACAAATAGGAGAATTATATTAGCTAAATGGTTAAACCCGGTTATGTTTATATCTAACTCTTCTTTGTATTGATTATACAAGGTAATGACCAATAAAACACCTATAAAAACATAATTCAAAGCTGAGAATTTTTCTAATTCAAAAGTATTGTCCACACTTGCTCTTTCTAAAATATAATGAATACTTTCAATACCTGTGAAGTAAGGCAATAACAATTGGGCAAAATACTGATAGGTAAATAGTATAAAAATTAAGCCAACAAAATAAACTATATTTCCTTTACCAAGTTTTTCTTTTAAAAAAGACAAATAGGCTAAAGGAAAAATTAAAATAGAAGTAGAATGAATCAAAACACCCAAAATTGCTAACCACCACTTATTATTACCATATATAAGTTTATCTACTAAGAAATATACTATGATAGCTCCAGCTATAAACTGCCTGATCAAGTGTGCCGATAAACTAAAAAGTTGTGGAAAAAATGCTGCAAGTACAATAGAGAAAAGGATATACCGCTTATTTACGTTTACTTTAGAATGAAATTTATCTAAAGAAATAAATAAAATAAAATAAGGAAAAACTGTAATAACAAACACCCAAAACTTTACGCTCCCTCCTGATATATAGTAAAAAATGTAATTAAACGCATAAAAAACTGGTTCTTTCTCAAACCAACTTAGATAATCGAGAAAAGAATATTGGGAAACATATAAATATTTAGAGGCATGAAAACCAAGATCACTTTCTGGCACTTTGGTCATATTTATAAATCCCAAGAAAAAAGCCAATAGCAGATAAAAAATATAATAAAACTTTTTATCAATAGTCTTATCAATTGCTAAGAGTATCCCTAAAAGCACGATACTTATAAATGGATTTAGAATAAATAATATAATAGCAGGAATAATTAATTTACTAGGTGACATTGATATAAGTATTATAACAAAATATTTATTATATTATTAAATTGGATGTTTGGCTTTAACTCCTGACTAAAATTTTTGATCCACTAAGTTCTTGCATTCTTGTTTTGCATCAGTTAACTATCTTCCTTGATACCTTCCCTTACAACCAGCATAATTAAAGACGCAAATTAATGACATCTATTTATACACTGCGTTTAACTACTCCCTTACTGTCTGAAGAAAATTAGCTCTTTATTTACTTTTATAATTTTTATTTCTTGCTAATAAAAGGCAGGCATCAATTCCGTACGTAAGGTTCATATGTTGATTTCTCTTTTACGTTTACAATTTACAATAACAGCCTCTTTTTCCATCGAATTAAGATTATAGCTAATAAAGTTTACTTATAACTAATTCATTTTAAAAAAATTAAGATTTAAAATTCGAGAACATTGAAGTGATAATAGCAGCCCCATAAACAAAAAAACACTACCATAGGCAAGCGTAATTCCAACCAGACCTAGTTGTTTCCCTAAAACCAAAGCTAAGGGTATAGTAACCAAAGCGCTGGCTAAAGTCACATACATTTGAAGCTTTAACTTACCTATTCCATTTAGAAGATAAATATGTAATAAATGCCACATGTAAGCAATAGTATAAAATACCATCGCCATGGATAAATAAAAAGATATCTTAACTTTATCACCCACCCACAACGCATACATAAAAGGCGATACAACTAGCATTAATGTGCATATTAGAACACATAAACCCCAAAGCATTTTCATTTTCCGGTAAACAGATTTGATCCATAGTAAATCTTGTTTAGCATACGCATCAGTA
The sequence above is a segment of the Adhaeribacter swui genome. Coding sequences within it:
- a CDS encoding EpsG family protein, with amino-acid sequence MSPSKLIIPAIILFILNPFISIVLLGILLAIDKTIDKKFYYIFYLLLAFFLGFINMTKVPESDLGFHASKYLYVSQYSFLDYLSWFEKEPVFYAFNYIFYYISGGSVKFWVFVITVFPYFILFISLDKFHSKVNVNKRYILFSIVLAAFFPQLFSLSAHLIRQFIAGAIIVYFLVDKLIYGNNKWWLAILGVLIHSTSILIFPLAYLSFLKEKLGKGNIVYFVGLIFILFTYQYFAQLLLPYFTGIESIHYILERASVDNTFELEKFSALNYVFIGVLLVITLYNQYKEELDINITGFNHLANIILLFVIFILMNLRQTELALRLFFYLFFFFPLIVPLVLKKNPFDKKFSFASVSISIILFFFYRLDTGTWNYDDKEKIVLSSSFDFLSRPEPVVYDYTRYSEADAQ